One window of the Leptospira koniambonensis genome contains the following:
- a CDS encoding DNA polymerase III subunit delta encodes MISVADTKVSNSYDNLIDFLHKTKPSLESLPQILFVVSQDSYEFGVVSDLYKVAYKKSADPYEIVVFVAEPGDLENFQNEAGNLDMFAAQKLFIIKSGVTFFKPWLGKTKSKTSPKSFSIPDTVRILIHYDHWDLPKELISIFGDKVSHFKSSKIFPDKRKEAFLRASKEVEVKLDEEAEEEFLLKVNPSAGAYLKNLEKLKLYLGKKSFNLADLKEVLFQSSEFSSSEIVDYFFEKDYGRFSREFSKFKIGKDSLLIFLSLVKDHLDKLRIYKIILRMYDKVLSEKEQSDLLGIGAYSPARKNHTFKRLRKESSAFNDMEIKELYEFLLEMNQKIKTGSEKEETVYYFFRKMEDFFHPRNRTIRTR; translated from the coding sequence ATGATTTCCGTGGCCGATACCAAAGTTTCGAATTCCTACGATAATCTGATCGATTTTCTGCATAAGACCAAACCGAGCCTGGAGTCTTTGCCTCAGATCCTATTTGTAGTCTCTCAGGATTCTTACGAATTCGGCGTAGTCAGTGATCTTTACAAGGTCGCGTATAAAAAAAGTGCAGATCCTTATGAGATCGTAGTTTTCGTAGCGGAACCTGGAGATCTGGAGAATTTTCAGAATGAAGCCGGAAACCTGGATATGTTCGCGGCCCAGAAATTATTTATCATTAAATCAGGCGTTACATTCTTTAAACCTTGGTTAGGAAAAACAAAATCTAAAACTTCTCCCAAATCTTTTTCAATTCCAGATACGGTAAGAATTCTGATCCATTATGATCATTGGGACCTTCCAAAAGAATTGATCTCCATATTCGGAGACAAGGTTTCTCATTTTAAATCTTCTAAAATATTTCCTGATAAAAGAAAAGAGGCTTTCTTAAGAGCCTCCAAAGAAGTAGAAGTCAAATTAGACGAAGAAGCAGAAGAAGAATTTTTACTCAAAGTAAATCCAAGCGCAGGTGCTTACTTAAAAAATTTAGAAAAACTGAAATTATATCTAGGTAAAAAAAGTTTCAATCTTGCGGATCTAAAAGAAGTTTTATTCCAAAGTTCTGAGTTCAGCTCTTCTGAGATTGTAGATTATTTTTTCGAAAAGGATTATGGAAGATTTTCCAGAGAATTTTCCAAATTCAAAATAGGGAAGGACTCACTTCTTATTTTTCTTTCCTTAGTAAAAGACCATTTAGATAAATTAAGAATTTATAAAATTATTCTGAGAATGTATGATAAGGTTCTAAGTGAAAAAGAACAGTCTGATCTACTTGGAATTGGAGCTTATTCTCCAGCTAGAAAAAATCACACTTTCAAAAGGCTCAGGAAAGAAAGTTCTGCCTTTAACGATATGGAAATTAAAGAACTATATGAGTTTTTATTAGAAATGAACCAAAAGATCAAAACAGGTTCCGAAAAAGAAGAAACCGTTTATTATTTCTTCAGGAAGATGGAGGATTTTTTCCATCCTCGGAATCGAACAATTCGAACTCGGTAA
- a CDS encoding helix-turn-helix domain-containing protein, giving the protein MEESNFIALSPSTRKILDRMKQAVSSDLPILFLGESGTGKSYLGYLFHSYCKDRFPQYQVFDFSVSESDEETSEIFSKLDGKAGVTIFLEAFSNLNPSFQVQLLQKIRNEKGKNRYLLSDQPDLSEKVKSGRLQESLMTEIQTLQVKIPTLRDRKEDIPPLTRFFLDLIGKRYNRKNIKVSEKLGKFLLEYDYPGNLHQLKNLLEAMVSMHNVKTLDTKHLPPELFETGYKQNDNLTVRTGIPLRDYEREIIRRNLILVNGNREKAARILGISERTIYRKITEFELFDSEDGKNPPSS; this is encoded by the coding sequence ATGGAAGAATCTAATTTTATAGCATTATCCCCTTCTACCCGTAAAATTCTGGATCGTATGAAACAAGCGGTATCTTCGGATTTACCGATCTTGTTTTTAGGAGAGTCAGGTACCGGAAAAAGTTATTTAGGTTATCTGTTTCATTCCTATTGTAAAGACAGGTTTCCTCAATACCAAGTTTTCGATTTTTCTGTTTCAGAATCCGATGAAGAAACTTCGGAGATCTTTTCTAAGTTAGATGGCAAAGCTGGAGTAACAATCTTCTTAGAAGCCTTCTCTAATCTGAACCCTAGTTTTCAAGTGCAACTTTTGCAAAAGATACGGAATGAAAAAGGAAAGAATAGATACTTACTTTCTGATCAACCTGATCTTTCCGAAAAAGTCAAGTCTGGTAGATTACAAGAATCTCTGATGACTGAGATACAAACTCTTCAGGTTAAAATTCCTACGTTAAGAGATAGGAAGGAAGATATTCCTCCTTTGACTCGATTCTTTCTGGATCTGATTGGTAAAAGATATAATCGCAAAAATATTAAAGTTTCTGAGAAGTTAGGAAAGTTCCTATTAGAATATGATTATCCGGGTAATCTTCATCAGTTAAAAAATCTTTTGGAAGCAATGGTCTCTATGCATAATGTGAAGACCTTGGATACAAAACATCTTCCACCTGAATTATTCGAAACAGGATACAAACAGAACGATAATCTTACTGTTCGTACTGGAATTCCTCTCAGGGATTATGAAAGGGAAATTATCAGACGTAATTTGATCTTAGTGAATGGGAACAGAGAGAAGGCTGCGAGAATATTAGGGATTTCTGAAAGAACGATTTATAGAAAGATTACCGAGTTCGAATTGTTCGATTCCGAGGATGGAAAAAATCCTCCATCTTCCTGA
- a CDS encoding LIC10012 family protein — MSKNFRNYLFVLLTLAASDAIATTVVFVPGNWEGQAPQSLEGTGEKPYELAKLGQFYATRIYSLEIKEQLSPNSDPEIKDFLIPQVSREKFKQTCSRLKPDYVVRDQLSIEEKIRIDRSVYDCNLSKMEEYSIIGRKDLFETLEKLTKDSFPLVPKKKIKEYSREPVRAAKSQIIVLDSSHSYAPERKEFMSQLEAISWQPETKFRLVVFSENGSKVFPESSRSELLKQWKDFKSEGKSSTQDLTNALLRLRRILSSEDSPGKKKERMISILTNAKASNSISGYGAAIEGLNQIGAKVSILYSSYAGPEARREHKEAAKRGAEFREVSYFQKIVTPRDSKTLVFKEGKLYSTGASPDPKMKMEDSSLEKVEFAGKYSLGEFLNPWSLGSIYEEVKKEKILTSEPVRSNFASLFSSSVSEASNSEYFGNFPKVLVKSGSKAFWIRVPNITGFSEGKKGVWAVTFLSSSFSSEGVEVIPDSLERYTFSTAKILECDPSVARNYLRNTEKFKFDCLVKGEILEVSQP; from the coding sequence TTGTCAAAAAATTTCCGAAATTATCTTTTTGTTCTGCTAACTCTGGCGGCTAGCGACGCAATAGCGACGACAGTTGTATTTGTTCCTGGAAATTGGGAAGGACAAGCTCCTCAGTCTTTAGAAGGAACAGGAGAAAAGCCTTACGAGTTGGCAAAATTAGGTCAGTTCTATGCGACTCGGATCTATTCTCTTGAGATTAAAGAACAACTCTCTCCGAATTCAGATCCGGAAATAAAAGATTTTCTAATTCCCCAAGTCTCTAGAGAAAAATTCAAACAAACTTGCTCTAGACTTAAACCGGATTATGTAGTTAGAGACCAGTTGTCGATTGAGGAGAAGATCAGGATCGATCGCTCTGTGTATGATTGTAACCTTTCTAAAATGGAAGAATATTCTATCATAGGCAGAAAGGATCTATTCGAGACTTTAGAGAAGTTGACCAAGGATTCCTTTCCTTTGGTTCCAAAGAAAAAGATAAAAGAATATTCTAGAGAACCTGTCCGAGCTGCGAAGTCACAGATCATCGTATTAGATTCTTCTCATTCTTACGCGCCTGAAAGAAAAGAATTTATGTCGCAATTAGAAGCAATCTCTTGGCAACCCGAAACAAAATTTCGTTTAGTTGTTTTTAGCGAGAATGGCTCGAAAGTTTTTCCTGAATCCAGCCGTTCAGAACTTCTCAAACAATGGAAGGATTTTAAATCCGAAGGAAAATCAAGTACTCAGGATCTTACAAATGCACTCCTTCGATTAAGAAGGATTCTAAGTTCAGAAGATTCTCCAGGAAAGAAGAAGGAAAGAATGATCAGCATTCTCACTAATGCCAAGGCTTCTAATTCTATAAGCGGATATGGTGCTGCGATTGAGGGTTTGAATCAGATCGGTGCAAAAGTTTCCATTCTATATTCTTCTTACGCTGGACCGGAAGCGCGTAGGGAACATAAAGAAGCAGCAAAAAGGGGAGCAGAATTCAGAGAAGTTTCCTATTTCCAGAAAATTGTAACTCCTAGAGATTCTAAAACTCTGGTCTTCAAAGAAGGAAAATTATACAGCACCGGAGCTTCTCCTGATCCAAAAATGAAAATGGAAGACTCTTCTCTCGAAAAAGTGGAGTTTGCAGGTAAGTATTCCTTGGGAGAATTCTTAAATCCATGGAGTTTAGGAAGTATTTATGAAGAAGTGAAGAAGGAGAAGATCCTTACTTCTGAGCCTGTCCGCAGTAATTTTGCATCTTTATTTTCTTCTTCCGTAAGTGAAGCTTCAAATTCAGAATATTTCGGAAATTTTCCGAAGGTTTTAGTCAAATCAGGGTCTAAGGCATTCTGGATCCGAGTTCCAAACATAACCGGATTTTCAGAAGGAAAAAAAGGAGTGTGGGCGGTTACGTTTCTTTCATCCTCTTTTTCTTCGGAGGGGGTCGAAGTAATACCGGATTCGTTAGAACGATATACTTTCTCTACTGCTAAAATTTTGGAATGTGATCCTTCCGTTGCTCGGAATTATTTGAGAAATACGGAAAAATTCAAATTCGATTGTTTAGTAAAGGGAGAGATCCTGGAAGTTTCTCAACCGTAG